AAGAATGCTGCCAGAATCGAACAGCGCCGTACGCTTTGCAAAGTGCCTCTGTGATTGCCGCCTCTTAGTGGTGGTAGTCAGCACCAGTTGTGACCATAGGTGGAGGGGCCATGTCGTTGTGAGCAACCATTCCCATATCGACGTGGGTCGGCATGCCTGGCAACTCCGTGCCAGTGGTCATGGCGATCGCTTGGTAGGACGCCTCGTCGATTGGGTCTGGCTCATCGTGTGCGTCTTGCAGTGCATCACGCTCTTCCTCCATTTCCTCTTCAGATGGGGCGGAACCATCAGCGCTAGTCTCGTGTGTGCGACGATGCTGCGCAAGGTTGTCCGATCTAGAGAACGCCTTGTTGCACAAAGGGCACAGATAAGGTCGTTCCTGGGTGTGTGTGCGGACGTGGCGCTTCAGGTGTTCTAAGCGTTTGAAGAGGCGTCCACACATTGGGATCGGGCACGAATGGCTCTTCTGACAATAAGGGGTCATCTCGCTCAGGGTGGCGGACCGTGCTCGGCGGAAGACACCATTCGCTGTGCGCTGCACAGCATGGTGTTGCATTGAAGGGTGAGCCCGGTAATCTTGACTAGGACTGTGGTTGTAGTTGGAGTAATCCTCATTGTGGACATGGCTCATCTGTCGATGTGCGCGCTGCTCATCATGAGCTCCTTCCACCGCGTGCGATGGCGTGCTGTGACGGGACAGATTCATGAGCTCTCTGTGCTCGCCCATCATGGAACCGGGATGCTGTGTGGTATGCATGCTTGTAGGCGAATCATTGTACGACATTTCTTGCCCTTCCGGAATAGCTTGTGGCTGGACTGAGGTCGACATAGATCGGCGCAGATCACTTGGACGATGGACGGAATGTGCGTGCGTATGTCCGGACGAGGATGCTGTAGTGGTCACACCTGTTACTGTACTGTTTGTCAGACTCGATCGTCGGCGTCGCTGTTTGTAGGTGGGAGACCCTTCCAGGACGGAGTATACCTGTTGTGGCTGGTATTGGCGGTTCATGGAGGGGTAGTGCGCACCAGAGAGGTTCGGTGGTACCGACATGAGCGGATTGAACGGCTGTTGGAGGCCGACTTCCGGAATCGCTGCATACAAGCCAGTATCCTCATTGGCGATGTATGTTGGCTCAGAAGGCATGCCCACCGAATGCTGCGGCGGGGTGAGTGGCTCAAAGGACAGACCACGTTGGCTGTAGTCCTCGAAATGTGACGAGACGAATGAAGGGGCGGGCGAGTATTCCATATAAGCTGGCATTGAGCTATGTCTCTGTCCAGCTTGCGAAATTGGTACTCCATTTCGATCGAAAACTGGACCCATTGACTGTTCTCGTGTCTTTTGTATCTGTGACGGCATGGGCGGCATCGCCATCTGGCCGTACCCTGGCATGTGCGACATCTGCTCCGACTGCATATCTGGCTGGTGTGACATTTGCGCTGGCATCGAAGTGGGCGGTAATTGTTGCTGAGGAATCATGTTCGGCGGTGGCATAGAATCGGTTGCACGCAGAACTGGCGATGTCGAATGCGATGGTGGCATTGATGGTGGTTGCGCGTTGTATGTTGACTGGTTGTTCTGCTGCGCCTTCGTGAGCTGCTCAAACAGCGAGACGGACGCGTCGAACTCGAATGACAGGGCTGGCTCGCTGACAGCCACTGTGGTAGCTTCCTGGCCCATCTTCTCTCGCTTCAGATCGCGCTCCAAAGCATCGAGGAACAGACGGTCGTGCGGGACGCTGTACCAGTAGAACACTTTTTGCTTCTTCTGCGTCCTGATGCAGTTGTTCTTGTAAAGGAAGTCGAGGAATGGACTCTTTGGCTCTTCGAGAGAGGCATCTGTGCCAGATTTCAAATTTCGCAGATCGGAAAAGATGCCCTCCTCAAATTTCTTCGTATTCTTGACAGGTCGTCCAAACGCCTGAAAGCGGAAAGATAGGCAGCGAACGATGTCAGTGCCCGAGATGTGGAAGAGATTGTTCCTGGAGGTGGGTTAGTACAGGGcggtcgcagcagcagctcacgGCTCGCGGCATTGCAGACGCACCATAGCACGCAGGAGACATATTCGCCGGTAGGTAGCAAGAATCGTCGAATGTACTGGTCTTGACTCCAGTCCACTGGGGCGGAGATGAGAAAGTATTTCACTACACACGCGTCAGTCAATGCGGTCTGGAGTGCATCCATTGGCGGCAGGCTGGAGACGTACGGTTGTCGACTTGTTGCAGAGCCACGACTGAGTCTTGCGGGAGGCTGGACTGCGCTTCTTGGTCGAGCAGGAAGGTCTCTGGGGCCACCGACCGCGCCTGCTGCGGCGGTGGCATGGCGGGATGGTGCTGAGGATACATGGCGGTGAAACGGGAGCCTGTCGCAGCGCCGGGCGAGGACAGGCGTGCAAAAGCGCAAGAGGGCGCTGGGAGCGTATATCCCAAACGAGCTCGGATGCTGCGTGTTTGATCTGCCGTTCGGGGGGACGAAACCAGCGGGCAACGACACCAGTTCGCTGCGCGGTTGTTCGGATGCGCGCGAAGGCAGGGAGGCAGCGGGAGGCGCGGCGGAGCGGTGGAGGAACGAATGTAGCAGACGAGCAGCAGCTCTAGTCGCGGGCGAGGATGGAGAGTGCGAGGACCGGCCTCAGCGAGCGCAAACAGGCGTGTTTTGGGggagaggtgaagtgaagcgtgTCGTTGGAATAGAGCAGTAGCGTGAGACGAGGAGGTAGTAGTGAAGGACTGCGCTGTTTCAGAAAACTGGCCGGCAGCGGCTGCCTCTGAAACAGCGCACACGGACAGCGGGCCCATGCGCACACCCACCCACTTTCGCTCTGGCTGTGCAGCGTGTGCTTGACTCGATCGCATTAGCCGCCGTCCGGCCTTGCTTTGCGCGCGCACCCCAGCCAGCCAACCCTCGATGCGCCGTCCCCAGCAGCGCGCTGCAGCACGTCCCCGGCCAGACACGTCGTTGCCAGCCTGTCCTCCTCCTGTGATGGAGCGCCAGTCAACCTACGCTTCCAGTTCATCTG
This genomic interval from Cercospora beticola chromosome 7, complete sequence contains the following:
- the MST12 gene encoding Transcription factor mst12 gives rise to the protein MYPQHHPAMPPPQQARSVAPETFLLDQEAQSSLPQDSVVALQQVDNLKYFLISAPVDWSQDQYIRRFLLPTGEYVSCVLWNNLFHISGTDIVRCLSFRFQAFGRPVKNTKKFEEGIFSDLRNLKSGTDASLEEPKSPFLDFLYKNNCIRTQKKQKVFYWYSVPHDRLFLDALERDLKREKMGQEATTVAVSEPALSFEFDASVSLFEQLTKAQQNNQSTYNAQPPSMPPSHSTSPVLRATDSMPPPNMIPQQQLPPTSMPAQMSHQPDMQSEQMSHMPGYGQMAMPPMPSQIQKTREQSMGPVFDRNGVPISQAGQRHSSMPAYMEYSPAPSFVSSHFEDYSQRGLSFEPLTPPQHSVGMPSEPTYIANEDTGLYAAIPEVGLQQPFNPLMSVPPNLSGAHYPSMNRQYQPQQVYSVLEGSPTYKQRRRRSSLTNSTVTGVTTTASSSGHTHAHSVHRPSDLRRSMSTSVQPQAIPEGQEMSYNDSPTSMHTTQHPGSMMGEHRELMNLSRHSTPSHAVEGAHDEQRAHRQMSHVHNEDYSNYNHSPSQDYRAHPSMQHHAVQRTANGVFRRARSATLSEMTPYCQKSHSCPIPMCGRLFKRLEHLKRHVRTHTQERPYLCPLCNKAFSRSDNLAQHRRTHETSADGSAPSEEEMEEERDALQDAHDEPDPIDEASYQAIAMTTGTELPGMPTHVDMGMVAHNDMAPPPMVTTGADYHH